A single region of the Montipora capricornis isolate CH-2021 chromosome 13, ASM3666992v2, whole genome shotgun sequence genome encodes:
- the LOC138028668 gene encoding uncharacterized protein — MDDFETINLDNKQCKICNQETGEELIPCILRENFSSGVNDSPTSPRLPETSFVHRVCLERWDAIMKRTFFPETKKTWKDRVKGLISTRSSNNNETETWTPIDSALQVDGDRSISKPTKRESVRSPWTSEHSVFSESRQAYRVENVGKRYSEHGEWRRSKVRICSVDSEDREDKPHPFPSIETVSRHTRAKLQGCDLIQLMQFAEDLKLHINEVSSDLITHLQERDDLLLQKQTMIVTAGQLVDLQSNIKTASIQNPSRTAANTRNYQDTLPCK, encoded by the exons ATGGACGACTTTGAAACCATAAATCTCGATAATAAACAGTGCAAGATTTGCAATCAAGAAACTGGAGAGGAATTGATTCCTTGCATTTTACGCGAGAACTTTTCATCGGGAGTAAATGATTCTCCAACGAGTCCGCGTCTCCCAGAGACATCTTTCGTACATCGTGTCTGTTTGGAAAGATGGGATGCGATTATGAAAAGAACTTTCTTTCCCGAGACGAAGAAAACATGGAAGGATCGAGTTAAAGGGTTGATTAGCACAAGATCGTCAAATAACAACGAAACAGAAACATGGACTCCAATTGACTCGGCTTTGCAGGTCGATGGCGATCGATCAATATCGAAACCTACAAAGCGAGAGAGTGTAAGATCACCATGGACTTCAGAGCATTCTGTTTTTAGCGAGAGTCGACAAGCTTATCGAGTGGAAAATGTGGGAAAAAGATATTCGGAACATGGCGAGTGGCGAAGAAGTAAAGTTCGTATTTGTTCAGTTGATTCAGAAGACAGAGAAGATAAACCTCATCCATTCCCGAGCATAGAAACTGTTTCCCGGCACACGCGAGCAAAAT TGCAAGGATGTGATTTAATCCAACTTATGCAATTTGCTGAAGATCTTAAGCTGCACATTAATG AGGTGTCTTCAGATCTCATAACTCATCTGCAAGAAAGAGATGACCTTCTGCTCCAGAAGCAGACCATGATAGTGACAGCTGGACAGCTTGTTGATCTGCAGTCAAACATTAAAACTGCAAGTATTCAGAATCCTTCAAGAACTGCAGCCAATACAAGAAACTACCAAGATACATTACCCTGTAAATAG
- the LOC138030636 gene encoding uncharacterized protein: protein MAQISLRKPQTKRRKPSQQQPESSKKAATWMPFVILSDTLTFKVEAKFLNDQELRQLSKPKILSLVARIYDPIGLVAPFLIRAKIGLQEMWKRGVTWDEELPPDVLDKWSILFREMERPNGINFDRCYTPADATGAPTLCIFADASGDTFGTCAYARWQLRSGEFDVRLVAAKSRVAPIKSLIMPRRELQGAVLASRLLKAIKEETRLNFEQKVFFLDSKIVLAWICSEARRFKPFVSIRVGEVQTSSDPAQ, encoded by the exons ATGGCGCAGATTTCTCTTCGAAAACCGCAAACGAAACGAAGGAAACCTTCCCAACAGCAGCCCGAGTCATCAAAGAAAGCAGCTACTTGGATGCCATTTGTGATTCT GAGCGATACACTCACCTTCAAAGTAGAAGCCAAGTTCCTCAATGATCAAGAATTAAGACAGCTTTCAAAACCAAAGATCCTTAGCTTAGTAGCTCGAATCTACGATCCGATAGGCTTAGTGGCACCATTCCTTATCCGAGCCAAAATTGGACTCCAGGAAATGTGGAAAAGGGGAGTTACCTGGGACGAGGAGCTACCTCCCGACGTTTTGGACAAGTGGAGTATCCTGTTCAGAGAAATGGAGAGACCAAACGGAATCAACTTTGACCGATGCTATACACCTGCTGACGCCACTGGAGCACCTACACTCTGTATCTTTGCCGATGCCTCAGGAGATACATTTGGTACCTGTGCGTACGCAAGATGGCAGCTGAGAAGCGGAGAATTTGACGTGCGTCTGGTTGCAGCAAAGTCAAGAGTTGCACCCATAAAGAGCTTGATTATGCCTCGTCGTGAACTCCAAGGCGCAGTGTTAGCCTCTCGGCTGCTTAAGGCCATAAAGGAAGAAACCCGCCTGAACTTTGAGCAGAAAGTCTTCTTCCTAGACAGCAAGATCGTATTGGCATGGATATGTAGTGAAGCACGACGCTTCAAGCCATTCGTCTCAATAAGGGTTGGAGAAGTTCAAACCAGCTCGGACCCCGCCCAGTGA
- the LOC138029114 gene encoding uncharacterized protein, which produces MDFKAFILCLAFFVVTASGSAICKCAREDLKDSVSRYNVKVKEGNTDIDETVEIDTENEFEKIHIPSNGDTSESAPGEVDVVFDFKLNMTMHRLGNRKACFLSNTPDILPKPADLKRLLDTASSRSSSLRETVKREYDYVVSGTLIDRSFLSDEMASLCAKLPIYRLRAVTKDESQLKSGVTVTKLRLRRACYTLQTCYLLTLGKKPVLICTTTKRCDPQ; this is translated from the exons ATG GATTTCAAAGCGTTCATTCTGTGCTTAGCATTTTTTGTGGTCACTGCATCAGGGTCGGCAATTTGCAAGTGTGCCAGGGAGGACCTGAAG GATTCGGTGTCAAGGTACAATGTTAAAGTGAAGGAGGGAAATACGGATATCGATGAAACCGTTGAAATCGACACCGAGAACGAATTTGAGAAAATCCACATTCCAAGCAATGGCGATACCAGTGAATCAGCCCCTGGAGAGGTCGATGTTGTTTTCGATTTCAAGTTG AACATGACAATGCATCGATTGGGAAATCGGAAGGCTTGTTTTCTGAGCAACACCCCTGACATTCTGCCAAAGCCTGCCGACCTCAAGAGACTTCTCGACACC GCAAGCTCTCGGAGCTCTTCTCTGAGAGAGACCGTGAAGAGGGAGTACGACTATGTAGTTTCTGGCACCCTTATTGATCGCTCGTTTTTGAGCGACGAGATGGCTTCCTTGTGTGCTAAACTGCCTATCTATCGCCTCAGGGCTGTGACAAAGGACGAGAGCCAATTGAAATCGGGTGTTACAGTAACAA AACTACGACTCCGCAGAGCATGTTATACTTTGCAAACTTGCTACTTATTAACACTTGGAAAAAAACCCGTCCTAATCTGCACAACAACGAAGCGGTGTGATCCACAGTAA